The Pleurocapsa minor HA4230-MV1 nucleotide sequence CCACTAGTATGAGAAACCGCTTTGGCAATCACTTCTATTTGGCTAAAGTTGTTTAACTGTGCATTGTGGCGAATACTCTGGGCATTTCCTGACCCTGGTTCAAAAGCGTAAACCTTACCTGTATCTCCAACTAATTGGGCGGCAATGATACTGAAAAAGCCGACATTAGCACCAATATCGTAGAAAACATCACCAGCTTTGAGCTGTTGAGCAAATAGCTCTTGAATTGGGATTTCATAAGTACCTAACGCTAATTCAGGGCAAGACTCTCCTGGATTAAATTTCAACCCTTGAGCTATGCCATTCCTCACAGCTACATCTCGCTGTCGTAAACCCGCACTAGCTAGGCGATATTTTAAGGAACTAGGGTTGGAACTAGCCAAATTTTCCAAAATATTGACGGGAAATAGGGGTAAAAGGCGATAAACTGCCTGTTTAATCATGATTTTGCTCCTGTATTGATCGTCCGACGAAAGATTTCTTGGGTTTGAAAGAAACATTTAAGCCACTCTCCCTTAGAGACATCTTGAAGTAGTCCCCAATTTGGATCGTCAATTAAACGTTTCATTTGAGTTTGATGTTGAGCTAAAGCAAGCTCTTTTTGTGACTTAACTGGTTCAATGGCAACGCGGTAATTAAATTCCTGAATTAATTGCCAGCCCAGTTTTGCCTTGATGCTAGCTTTAAGATAGTTAAGCTGCGAGTTGCGATCGCTTTGTGTCCAGGGAAAATGATGCCAATACCAGACGGGGTATTCATAAACAGCGACTTCTGGCGCATGGTTTTTCAAGGCAGCCAAGACAATTTGGGTGGTGGCTAAATGGTCAGGATGGGTTTCGCGAATATAGGGAATAAACAGCTGTTGAGGCTGATTTTGCAGTAGTAGTTCCTCGACTTGAGCGATCGCCTTAGTTAATGACTGCGACAATTCTCCGTCACGAAAACCTAAAAACACGACATTTTCTGCCTCAACGTTTAGGGTTTGGGCTGCCTGCACTGCCTCTTGCTGGCGCAACACAATTAATTCCGCTTCGGGTATAAAGCGATCGTGAGAACGGCTGCCATCAGTCATAAAGACAATTTTGACCTGAGCCTCGCATTCTCGTTTACGAATAATTGTTCCGCCACAGCCTAAAGTTTCATCATCCTGGTGGGGTGCAAAAACAATTGCCGAAGCTGCTAAATCTATGTCTGATAGAGGTTCAAGCTGATTTAGTTGTCTAAGATAGCGATCGCGCAACTGCTTTCTGAGTATCATTGAATTCTAACTCTACGCCGATGGCTGCATAAGTGTTAACTAAACTTGCGGCAATTTTTGACCAAGTATAACGTTGCCAAACTTTTTTTCTACCTGCTATTCCCATTTCTCTGGCGCGATCGGGATTAGAAATTAATTCTACAGCTGCATCCGCCAACTCCTGGGGATTTGCTGGCTCGACCAATAAACCAGTGACACGATCGTCCACAATTTCGGGCATTCCGCCTATTTTAGTGGCAATCACGGGAGTTTCAGTTGCCATTGCTTCCACTAAACTCATACCAAAAGCTTCACTCAAAGATGGATTAATCACCACATCTGCTTGCTGATAGTAAGGTAAAAGTTCTGGTTGCCGTAGCGAACCCGTAAAGATCACCTGAGAAGTTAAATGAGCAGGAATTTTGCTTTTAAGGTGTTCTAGATAATCAATACTGTAAAAGTCTTTCAAAGCTTGTACTTCAGGTTCAGGCTGTATATCGCACAGCAGCTCCCTAACAATTACCAGATGTGGCCCAGCTATAGTTAAGACAGCTTGAGGATATTGCTCTGTAATCTTAATAAAAGCATCGATTAAATCGTGTACGCCTTTTTCAGGAGAAATACGACCAACAAACAGTATTTGTGGTGCATTTTTGGGTTGCGGGAGGCGCTCTTGGGGACAGGGAACAAAATAATCGGCATTGACACCATTATTAATGGTTCGACAGATTCTCGCATATTGAGGAAAGCGAGCTTTGATTTTATTAGTAATATAGTCGCTACAGCTAATAACTAAGTCTACTTTGGCTAAACGCGAGGCGATCGCCTTTGGTTCAAGTCGATTAACCCATTCGCAATGAAGGTGCAGAACTATTTTTGCCTCTGGATTGCGATCGCGAATTATCGGCACAAACTGCGAAAAGTTATGAATATGAATGATGTCACATTGACGACGCGCAGCATCTTGAGCAACTTGCCAACCATAACCAAAATGAAACCAAGCAGAACCAAAATAGGGCAGCTTATTGTTAAAGTTTAGTTTGCTGACAATTTTTCGGGGAATTTTTAACAAATAGTCTAGTTTAGGGGAAATAGCCTGATACTCTATATATTCTAGTTGTCTGGCTTGCTCCCAATTATGATTATGCTCTGAAGTTGCTCGCGAATTAGCAGAATTTGCCGAACCATAATAGATTACATCACCATACTTAGTTAAGTGATTACCAATCAGATAACTCCAAATTCCAGTCGAGTCGCTTCCTTGAGGAGGAGCAGCTGTTGTCCAAGGTTGATTGACAAAAGATAATTTCATAATTAGTCTATTTCCCGTCTAAACAACCACAAATAATGATTAGAGTCTAATAATTTCATGATAGATTTGATTACTTCTCTTCTTTATTTGACTATTTAAGTTTGACTATTTAAGTCAGCTATATTGATGCATTGATATATTGCTATAGTGCTATAGTTTTGCAAGTATAAAATCAATAATAACTAATTAATATGAGTCTTTTCTTTTCTCTTTAGTTTAATCATACTTTTGAATAAACTTTCTTCATTTATAAAAGTTTTATATTACTAGATTGAGCTTTATGAAATCTTTATATTAAATTAAATCAAAAAAAGTAATAGTCTGAACATAATTTTATTGAATTACCAAGGTTCTTTTAGCGGTTTTAAAGTTATTAATTGCGAGTATAATCAATTGAAAATTAAGATATGTATATTTTGCTAGCTTTAATCGGTTTGAAGAGTTTAAGTCGAAAGTTAAAAAATATTTCACAAAAGCCTTTAGTTAAAAATAGTCTTTGGGAATTATTAGCCAAAGCTATTAATGTGATCTGCCAAGCTGTATATTTCACAGTAATTGTGCGAGTTCTTGGGGCGGAAAGCTATGGTGCATTTGTGGGGATTACTGCTTTAGCTGCTTTAATTTTTCCCTTTGCTAATTTGGGTAGTGGAGATGTGTTAATTCAGCAAGTATCTAAAGATAGAAAAGTTTTTGCTAGCTACTGGGGCAATGCCTTAATTGTTATTTTAGTTATCAGTTTGCTACTAACCTTAATTACTTACTGGTGTTCTCCGTTAATTTTTCCCAATATTGCTAATTTACCAGCGATCCTCAACATTTTATTAGCAGATTTAACTGGTTTAGCTATATTTATAGTTAGTGCTAAAGCATTTATGTCTCAAGATTTTCTCAAAAATTCTTCTTTACTCCAAATTATTAGTACAGTCACCAAATTATTAGCAGCTATATTCTTAACAACTTTTGAAAATCCCTCTTTATTAAAGTGGTCTTACTTATATTTATTCAGTGCGCTAATTACAGCAGCGATTAGCTTCATTTGGGTAAGTAAAACATTAGGTTTTCCTAACGCAGCACCAAAAGCAATTCCCACAATGGTTCATGAAGGAATTTACTTTGCCATCGGCGAATCTGCCTACAATATTAATTCTGATATTGATAAAACAATGCTGGCGAGTATGGCTACTTTAGAAGCAACAGGTATTTATGGCGCAGCATATCGCTTAATTCAGGTTAGTAGCATTCCCATCTATGCTGTATTGTCTGCTTCTTATCTCAAATTTTTTCAGGAGGGGGTAAGCGGCATCAAAGGGTGTTTAAATTTAACCAAACGGTTACTCCCTTTTATCGCTATCTACGGCACCCTCTCTCTGGTAGGGTTGTTATTTTTTGCCCCCTGGGTAACCTACCTTTTAGGCGACGAATATCAAAATGCGATCGCTACAGTACGTTGGCTAGCACCGATGCCTATTCTTGGCTCAATCCAGTTATTATTAGCCGATACCCTCACAGGGTCAGGGTTTCAAAAAACTCGTAGTGCGATTCAAG carries:
- a CDS encoding glycosyltransferase family 4 protein; the encoded protein is MKLSFVNQPWTTAAPPQGSDSTGIWSYLIGNHLTKYGDVIYYGSANSANSRATSEHNHNWEQARQLEYIEYQAISPKLDYLLKIPRKIVSKLNFNNKLPYFGSAWFHFGYGWQVAQDAARRQCDIIHIHNFSQFVPIIRDRNPEAKIVLHLHCEWVNRLEPKAIASRLAKVDLVISCSDYITNKIKARFPQYARICRTINNGVNADYFVPCPQERLPQPKNAPQILFVGRISPEKGVHDLIDAFIKITEQYPQAVLTIAGPHLVIVRELLCDIQPEPEVQALKDFYSIDYLEHLKSKIPAHLTSQVIFTGSLRQPELLPYYQQADVVINPSLSEAFGMSLVEAMATETPVIATKIGGMPEIVDDRVTGLLVEPANPQELADAAVELISNPDRAREMGIAGRKKVWQRYTWSKIAASLVNTYAAIGVELEFNDTQKAVARSLS
- a CDS encoding flippase; amino-acid sequence: MYILLALIGLKSLSRKLKNISQKPLVKNSLWELLAKAINVICQAVYFTVIVRVLGAESYGAFVGITALAALIFPFANLGSGDVLIQQVSKDRKVFASYWGNALIVILVISLLLTLITYWCSPLIFPNIANLPAILNILLADLTGLAIFIVSAKAFMSQDFLKNSSLLQIISTVTKLLAAIFLTTFENPSLLKWSYLYLFSALITAAISFIWVSKTLGFPNAAPKAIPTMVHEGIYFAIGESAYNINSDIDKTMLASMATLEATGIYGAAYRLIQVSSIPIYAVLSASYLKFFQEGVSGIKGCLNLTKRLLPFIAIYGTLSLVGLLFFAPWVTYLLGDEYQNAIATVRWLAPMPILGSIQLLLADTLTGSGFQKTRSAIQVTTALSNVGLNFWLIPLYSWKGAVWATLSSESFRIICLAIAVGWFYRQQQEI
- a CDS encoding FkbM family methyltransferase: MFLSNPRNLSSDDQYRSKIMIKQAVYRLLPLFPVNILENLASSNPSSLKYRLASAGLRQRDVAVRNGIAQGLKFNPGESCPELALGTYEIPIQELFAQQLKAGDVFYDIGANVGFFSIIAAQLVGDTGKVYAFEPGSGNAQSIRHNAQLNNFSQIEVIAKAVSHTSGEGQLLLAKYSGGHALATADAPPDLAGKATVDLVSIDDLIAQNKIEPPNFVKVDVEGAELDVLKGMTETIKTYQPTVIYEVDDGDRSAYERKYQELASFFELLNYRVTQIENSYDTIDWCVGHAIATPISHSN
- a CDS encoding PIG-L family deacetylase, with the protein product MILRKQLRDRYLRQLNQLEPLSDIDLAASAIVFAPHQDDETLGCGGTIIRKRECEAQVKIVFMTDGSRSHDRFIPEAELIVLRQQEAVQAAQTLNVEAENVVFLGFRDGELSQSLTKAIAQVEELLLQNQPQQLFIPYIRETHPDHLATTQIVLAALKNHAPEVAVYEYPVWYWHHFPWTQSDRNSQLNYLKASIKAKLGWQLIQEFNYRVAIEPVKSQKELALAQHQTQMKRLIDDPNWGLLQDVSKGEWLKCFFQTQEIFRRTINTGAKS